A region from the Bacillus sp. Marseille-P3661 genome encodes:
- the yppF gene encoding YppF family protein, which produces MTLETLIKQYVEVKKDHPTNVNDLLDFLKRGYIQGTLSFAEYRRLMHELEQRGATIA; this is translated from the coding sequence TTGACATTAGAAACATTAATTAAACAGTATGTTGAAGTGAAAAAGGATCATCCAACTAATGTAAACGACTTATTAGACTTTCTAAAGCGAGGATATATTCAAGGTACGTTATCATTTGCAGAATATCGTAGATTAATGCATGAGTTAGAGCAACGCGGTGCAACTATAGCGTAG